One segment of Anaerolineales bacterium DNA contains the following:
- a CDS encoding phage tail protein: MNADQSDYRYLNLAEGWQNFKWHGLTVDSCGNITLARLAKVVEVFGQVGAPITQAAEPAGVTGDGVDFIYFSDPETHRVFRLNTCSGISQPLACFTGRGVGVGQLQSPRGLRMSRDGLLYVADSGNDRIQVVDLRTGDVRADWGQPPAFDEPWDLAIDHSGDVYVIERGGPRLRKFHNDGNELTAFGVNAGTQIALSQPSNITITELDDIEHLCLLDIGLHEVLILDLTGNLRSRWILPANIQPVGIVAIGSALFIGNNAKDGELLQFDLQGNLVGPASGYKGPVAALGLLCDGSLLLYPGSNASTIRLCANKAFVREGTFLTGPFESRDGTINTAWRRLRTSAYPLPTETNVQFFSYVSNWNDPPTLDPESPFTASDGWKSLPANRLEGLFRNPPARYLWIGGCLQGNGQTSPTITQMQISYPTSTYAHYLPALYQEDGDGRKLLNQILALFESTLGSVEQQTIDMPLLFDPFAAPIEWASWLIGWQQYQDATQQSRNWLPWLASWSAFDLDETWSESKTRRAIATSFCRYGMRGTKVGLRSLIKLYAGVDVWIEEPGRLYKNWSLGDSSCLGFDTALPPAGMVGGANKLLAEDAAYLFCVWIYKNGQNQCSALMRTKEVLDREKPAHTDYQICEIKPRYRIGVQARIGIDGIVGRPTEEWTLGEKKPLGQETVLSVAGSESGAWPDYDSREGQRTGITGGPCHE, encoded by the coding sequence ATGAATGCTGACCAGTCGGATTACCGCTACCTCAACCTGGCCGAGGGATGGCAGAATTTTAAGTGGCACGGCCTGACGGTCGACTCCTGCGGAAACATTACGCTTGCGCGTCTCGCAAAGGTGGTCGAGGTATTCGGTCAAGTCGGAGCTCCAATTACGCAGGCAGCAGAGCCCGCGGGCGTAACCGGCGACGGCGTAGACTTCATTTACTTCAGCGATCCAGAAACGCACCGCGTTTTCAGATTGAACACCTGCTCGGGAATTAGCCAGCCACTAGCCTGCTTCACGGGACGGGGTGTTGGCGTAGGCCAATTGCAGTCCCCTCGCGGCCTGCGTATGAGCCGGGACGGGCTGCTTTACGTAGCCGACAGTGGCAATGACCGCATCCAGGTCGTCGATTTGCGTACTGGCGATGTTCGGGCAGACTGGGGGCAGCCTCCCGCATTCGATGAACCCTGGGACCTCGCAATCGATCATTCGGGTGACGTGTATGTCATTGAACGAGGCGGCCCACGACTGCGCAAATTCCACAACGACGGTAACGAGCTGACTGCATTCGGGGTTAATGCCGGCACACAAATAGCACTCAGCCAACCATCTAACATCACAATCACCGAACTCGACGATATAGAACATCTCTGTTTGCTGGACATCGGCTTGCATGAAGTTCTGATCCTGGACCTCACAGGCAATCTACGAAGCCGCTGGATCCTGCCTGCCAACATCCAGCCGGTGGGAATCGTCGCTATCGGCTCTGCGCTCTTCATTGGAAACAACGCCAAGGATGGCGAACTTCTGCAGTTCGATTTACAGGGCAATCTCGTTGGGCCGGCGTCGGGCTATAAAGGACCCGTAGCTGCGCTGGGTTTGCTTTGCGACGGCAGTTTGCTGCTATATCCGGGTAGCAATGCCTCTACGATCCGCTTGTGCGCCAATAAAGCTTTCGTGCGCGAGGGAACTTTCCTGACCGGTCCGTTCGAAAGCCGTGATGGAACCATCAATACAGCGTGGCGCCGGCTGCGCACCTCGGCCTACCCACTGCCTACCGAGACGAACGTGCAGTTCTTCTCCTACGTCAGCAATTGGAACGATCCCCCTACGCTCGATCCTGAATCGCCATTCACTGCGAGTGATGGCTGGAAGAGTTTGCCCGCCAATCGACTGGAGGGACTTTTCCGCAATCCCCCGGCACGCTACCTGTGGATAGGCGGATGCTTGCAGGGGAATGGCCAGACATCGCCCACGATCACGCAGATGCAGATTAGCTACCCAACCAGCACGTATGCGCATTATTTACCCGCCCTATACCAAGAAGATGGAGATGGACGCAAGTTACTGAATCAGATCCTGGCATTGTTTGAAAGCACACTCGGAAGTGTCGAGCAGCAAACCATCGATATGCCTTTGCTGTTCGATCCGTTTGCCGCCCCGATCGAATGGGCATCCTGGCTAATCGGCTGGCAACAATATCAAGACGCCACCCAGCAATCGCGTAACTGGTTGCCCTGGCTGGCAAGTTGGTCGGCCTTTGACCTGGACGAAACATGGTCTGAGAGTAAAACCCGGCGTGCGATCGCAACCTCGTTTTGCCGTTATGGCATGCGTGGCACGAAAGTAGGGCTGCGCAGCTTGATAAAGCTATACGCTGGCGTAGACGTCTGGATCGAGGAACCTGGACGCTTGTACAAGAATTGGTCGCTGGGCGATTCATCCTGCCTCGGATTTGACACCGCCCTGCCGCCTGCAGGAATGGTTGGCGGCGCCAACAAGCTGCTTGCGGAGGATGCTGCCTACCTCTTCTGCGTTTGGATCTATAAAAACGGACAGAACCAATGTAGTGCCTTGATGCGCACGAAGGAAGTATTAGATCGTGAAAAACCCGCCCACACCGATTATCAAATTTGCGAGATCAAGCCGCGCTACCGTATCGGGGTTCAAGCCCGTATCGGCATTGATGGCATCGTCGGTAGACCGACCGAGGAATGGACGTTGGGCGAGAAAAAACCTTTGGGCCAGGAGACGGTACTATCTGTGGCTGGCAGCGAGTCGGGCGCCTGGCCAGACTACGACTCACGAGAAGGGCAGCGTACAGGGATAACAGGAGGACCATGCCATGAATGA